One region of Candidatus Riesia pediculischaeffi genomic DNA includes:
- the gshA gene encoding glutamate--cysteine ligase, whose protein sequence is MDLPDISEKLLLLKKFPNVLFGLRRGIERETLRITPDGEISHSSHPRGLGKSLTHPWITTDFAESLLEFITPAHHDIKYILKFLRDLHRFTLKNLDDELIWPMSMPCFLRDESNINLARYGISNLAKFKMLYRVGLKNRYGSSMQVISGIHYNFSFSLNFWKLLLSSQDERNRLEKVSDGYFRIIRNYYKFGWVIPYLFGASPCILRSFIKEDIFSMKCGKEDTYYLPYATSLRLSDIGYTGKCQNKIEIEINGLQDYIRSIKKALNKPHPKFVNLGLKDKLGKPLQLNTNVLQIEDELYSTIRPKRSIVPGESYIDSILEKGIEYLEIRSLDINPFTAIGIHEKQIFFLDLFLIWCALAESPFMNTKDLYLCKNNWKEVVLHGRKPGHRILVNNISTSIKEIGNDLFDEFTKIADVLTHVFCSKKYKVVCNELRLMFDNPELTYSGKMMNLMVNDGMLKYGLDLARMYQKELKKEHFEIISDRDFEKMRKFSIRRQKEIEESDQISFERYLKNKMKQYFV, encoded by the coding sequence ATGGATCTCCCTGATATATCAGAAAAACTGCTTCTTCTTAAGAAATTTCCTAACGTATTGTTCGGATTACGTAGAGGAATTGAAAGAGAAACTCTGAGAATTACTCCCGATGGAGAAATTTCGCACTCCTCACATCCAAGAGGTCTGGGAAAGTCTTTAACACATCCATGGATCACAACTGACTTTGCAGAATCTCTTCTTGAGTTTATTACTCCAGCACACCATGATATTAAATACATATTAAAATTTTTAAGGGATCTTCATCGCTTTACTTTAAAAAATCTTGATGATGAACTGATATGGCCGATGAGTATGCCATGTTTTCTGAGGGATGAATCTAATATTAATTTAGCAAGGTATGGAATTTCCAATTTAGCGAAGTTCAAAATGTTGTATCGAGTAGGACTGAAAAATCGATACGGATCTTCGATGCAAGTTATTTCTGGAATACACTACAATTTTTCGTTTTCTCTAAATTTTTGGAAATTGTTGTTAAGTTCACAAGATGAAAGAAACCGATTAGAGAAAGTTTCAGATGGATATTTTAGGATAATCCGAAACTATTATAAATTTGGATGGGTGATACCATATTTGTTCGGAGCATCTCCATGTATATTGAGATCTTTTATCAAAGAAGATATCTTTTCGATGAAATGCGGAAAGGAAGATACATATTATCTACCATACGCAACTTCCTTGCGATTGAGCGATATTGGATACACTGGAAAATGTCAGAACAAAATTGAAATTGAAATAAACGGATTGCAAGATTACATCCGATCGATCAAAAAGGCTTTAAATAAACCTCATCCTAAATTTGTCAACTTAGGACTAAAGGATAAATTAGGAAAACCTTTACAGTTGAACACTAATGTCTTACAAATAGAAGATGAACTGTATTCAACAATAAGACCTAAAAGATCCATAGTACCAGGAGAATCTTATATCGATTCGATTTTAGAAAAAGGGATAGAATATCTCGAGATCAGATCCCTAGATATTAATCCTTTTACCGCAATAGGAATACATGAAAAACAAATTTTTTTCTTAGACCTCTTTTTGATATGGTGTGCTTTGGCTGAATCTCCTTTTATGAACACGAAAGATCTTTATCTTTGTAAAAATAATTGGAAAGAAGTTGTTCTACATGGTAGAAAACCAGGTCATAGAATCTTAGTAAACAACATTTCAACTTCTATCAAAGAAATAGGAAACGACCTTTTCGATGAGTTCACAAAAATTGCTGACGTACTAACGCATGTATTTTGTTCTAAAAAATATAAGGTCGTTTGCAACGAACTTAGATTGATGTTTGACAATCCAGAACTCACCTATTCTGGAAAGATGATGAATTTGATGGTTAACGATGGGATGTTAAAATACGGTTTAGATCTAGCCAGAATGTATCAGAAAGAATTAAAAAAAGAACATTTTGAGATTATTTCAGATCGAGATTTTGAAAAAATGAGAAAATTTTCCATTAGAAGACAAAAGGAAATCGAAGAATCAGACCAAATCAGTTTCGAAAGGTATTTAAAAAATAAGATGAAACAATACTTTGTTTGA
- a CDS encoding signal recognition particle receptor subunit alpha: MFENLTKNFTDLFEKIRKRGKFTKHLSKDSLKRVRDLLIDSDVSVLVAKKIVQKIEKEISKRKIYESFNPDKNFVKIVQKVLVQIIGEKFDPIRLSKNEDLIILMVGSKGSGKTTTTAKLGRVLRETYNKKVLLASTDVLRPAAFEQLKKLSSF, translated from the coding sequence ATGTTTGAAAATCTTACTAAAAATTTCACAGATCTTTTTGAAAAAATTAGAAAGCGAGGAAAGTTCACAAAGCATCTTTCAAAAGATTCTTTGAAACGAGTTAGAGATCTTTTGATCGACTCAGATGTCTCTGTCCTTGTAGCAAAAAAGATCGTTCAAAAAATTGAAAAGGAGATTTCTAAAAGAAAGATATATGAGAGTTTTAATCCAGATAAAAATTTCGTCAAAATCGTTCAAAAAGTTCTCGTTCAGATAATCGGGGAGAAGTTCGATCCAATTAGATTATCGAAAAACGAAGATCTCATAATATTGATGGTTGGATCGAAAGGATCTGGAAAGACAACCACGACGGCTAAATTGGGAAGAGTGTTGAGAGAAACATATAATAAGAAAGTGTTGTTGGCATCTACCGATGTTTTACGTCCAGCGGCTTTCGAACAACTTAAGAAGTTATCAAGCTTCTGA
- the ispF gene encoding 2-C-methyl-D-erythritol 2,4-cyclodiphosphate synthase, whose product MRIGHGFDVHRFEGNGPILLGGVSLPCLKGVSSHSDGDILLHAVIDSILGAAGMGDIGVYFSDDDARFKGISSRVLLRRIWKKVRRMYKIGNIDVTIIADFPKIRMHTERMKENISLDLSCSVDDINIKSTTTENIGFFKKEMGIACEAVVLLEKL is encoded by the coding sequence ATGAGAATTGGACATGGTTTTGATGTACATAGGTTTGAAGGTAATGGACCGATCTTGTTGGGTGGTGTGTCTTTACCTTGTCTTAAGGGTGTATCATCTCATTCTGATGGAGATATATTGTTACATGCCGTAATTGATTCTATATTAGGAGCTGCTGGCATGGGTGATATCGGGGTGTATTTCTCTGACGATGATGCAAGGTTTAAAGGAATCAGTAGCAGGGTTCTTCTACGAAGAATCTGGAAGAAAGTTAGGAGGATGTATAAGATTGGAAACATCGATGTAACCATAATCGCCGATTTTCCAAAGATTCGAATGCATACTGAAAGAATGAAGGAGAATATATCTCTCGATCTTAGTTGTTCTGTGGATGATATCAACATCAAATCGACAACTACAGAAAACATCGGTTTCTTTAAAAAAGAGATGGGAATCGCTTGTGAAGCGGTCGTTTTGCTTGAAAAACTTTAG
- the bioH gene encoding pimeloyl-ACP methyl ester esterase BioH, whose amino-acid sequence MKKLFWQTIGHGKQNVVLIHGFGMNSEIWKNVVQKDENFQFHMIDLPGHGHNHDVSIRSIERIVQNIWNGAPENSIWLGWSLGGLIAAKIALQYFDKVSALITVASSLYFIREEKNLFVWPGLTKKSLNNFMYQLNHDFESAIERFLIVQNLRSTNAKKNTEKLKSSILRHPKPTLRSLSFWMKILKDTDLRSSISGLKKPFLRIYGGCDQIVPKSVIPSIDKLVPRSQHVIIKDASHAPFLSHSKIFNDIIFHFYQKNFLKKS is encoded by the coding sequence ATGAAAAAGTTATTTTGGCAGACGATTGGTCATGGAAAACAAAATGTCGTACTGATCCACGGGTTCGGTATGAATTCTGAAATATGGAAGAACGTTGTGCAAAAAGATGAAAATTTCCAATTTCATATGATTGATTTACCCGGACACGGACATAACCATGATGTATCAATTCGTTCGATCGAAAGGATCGTACAAAACATATGGAACGGTGCTCCAGAGAACTCCATCTGGTTAGGTTGGTCTTTGGGAGGACTGATAGCTGCTAAGATTGCGTTGCAGTATTTTGATAAGGTTTCCGCTTTAATCACAGTCGCTTCCTCTCTTTACTTCATAAGAGAGGAGAAGAACTTGTTCGTATGGCCAGGTTTAACAAAAAAATCATTGAACAACTTCATGTATCAACTTAACCATGATTTTGAAAGTGCGATTGAACGATTTCTTATCGTACAAAATCTCAGATCAACCAACGCCAAAAAAAACACGGAGAAATTGAAGAGTTCCATCCTTCGTCATCCTAAACCAACACTACGATCCTTATCGTTTTGGATGAAGATATTGAAAGATACTGATCTCAGAAGTTCCATCTCTGGATTAAAAAAGCCATTCCTAAGAATCTACGGAGGGTGTGATCAGATAGTTCCAAAATCGGTCATACCCTCAATCGATAAGTTAGTTCCGAGATCTCAACATGTTATCATCAAGGATGCTTCGCATGCTCCGTTTTTATCTCATTCAAAGATCTTTAACGATATCATATTTCACTTCTATCAAAAGAACTTTCTTAAGAAATCTTAG
- the mutY gene encoding A/G-specific adenine glycosylase, whose product MKYKDKKVFSEKIIDWYLSIERRSLPWNQDKSIYKVWVSEIMLQRTRASSVIPYFNRFIRRFPDVQSIADSSVDEVLYYWSGLGYYARARNMYKTAKEIVRRFNGTFPTNFKQINTFPGIGRSTAGAILSISKDLPFPVLDSNVKRVLIRFLGLQDVPTRESEDKLWCTVSNLVPKTNSGKFNQAMMELGSEICLPLKKPICNRCPLVDECISSYSNNSSKKLSPSLSKKNKFKNRNIWFLILRRMNFFFLKRVSYGRLWKGLYIFPKFSSIDLLKQFLTEKKLYDSVNEIIELNAISHCFSNVRLKIFPIQLDIKNLEGFSNFMEDDEIWYDGSHQKIGIPKPVHLLMRQIGHF is encoded by the coding sequence ATGAAATATAAAGATAAAAAAGTTTTTTCTGAAAAAATCATCGATTGGTACCTCTCGATAGAGAGGAGATCTCTACCATGGAATCAGGATAAATCGATCTACAAGGTATGGGTATCCGAAATCATGTTGCAAAGAACAAGAGCATCTTCTGTGATTCCTTATTTTAACCGGTTCATAAGAAGGTTTCCTGATGTTCAGTCGATAGCCGATTCGAGCGTAGATGAGGTATTATACTATTGGTCTGGTTTAGGATATTATGCAAGGGCTAGGAATATGTATAAAACTGCTAAGGAGATCGTCAGAAGATTTAATGGAACCTTTCCAACCAACTTTAAACAGATTAATACGTTTCCCGGTATAGGAAGATCTACTGCTGGTGCAATTTTGTCTATTTCAAAGGATCTACCGTTTCCTGTGTTGGATTCTAACGTGAAGAGAGTTTTGATACGATTTTTAGGGTTACAAGATGTTCCTACAAGGGAGTCTGAGGACAAATTATGGTGCACCGTAAGTAATTTGGTTCCGAAAACGAATTCTGGAAAGTTCAATCAGGCAATGATGGAGTTAGGATCAGAAATTTGTCTACCTTTAAAAAAACCGATCTGTAACAGGTGTCCATTAGTGGACGAATGTATTTCTTCTTATTCAAACAATTCGTCGAAAAAATTATCACCTTCGTTGAGTAAAAAAAATAAATTTAAGAATAGGAATATCTGGTTCCTCATATTGAGGAGAATGAACTTTTTCTTTCTAAAAAGGGTTTCTTATGGGAGGTTGTGGAAAGGATTGTATATATTTCCAAAATTTTCCTCGATCGATCTATTGAAGCAATTTTTGACGGAAAAAAAATTGTATGATTCGGTAAATGAGATCATCGAGTTAAATGCTATCTCACATTGCTTTAGCAATGTCAGATTGAAAATATTCCCGATACAATTAGATATCAAAAATTTAGAAGGATTCTCAAACTTTATGGAAGATGACGAAATATGGTATGATGGGAGTCATCAGAAGATAGGAATTCCGAAACCGGTACATCTTCTGATGAGACAAATTGGTCACTTTTAG
- a CDS encoding oxidative damage protection protein → MSKIYCRFFKKELTQLDSQPFPGKLGERVLKEISKEAWNLWMVRQTNLINENRMDTSSIKDRMVIMQEMKNFLFSDQSGKSHIPF, encoded by the coding sequence ATGTCTAAAATATACTGTAGGTTTTTTAAAAAAGAATTGACTCAACTGGACAGTCAACCGTTTCCAGGAAAACTTGGAGAACGAGTTTTGAAGGAAATATCAAAGGAAGCTTGGAATCTCTGGATGGTTCGACAGACCAACTTGATCAATGAGAATAGAATGGATACATCCTCTATCAAGGATAGGATGGTGATTATGCAAGAGATGAAAAATTTTCTTTTTTCTGATCAATCAGGGAAATCTCATATCCCATTTTAG
- the trmD gene encoding tRNA (guanosine(37)-N1)-methyltransferase TrmD, which yields MKIGIISLFPEMFSSIIRFGIIRQAIKKKLLKLYFYDLKDQCRKYRNIDDRPYGGGYGTVIMADPVVKSIQLAKEMIGDESRILYLSPQGRVLEQNSIRTFLDERGFILICGRYRGMDERVIQNEIHEEWSIGDYILSCGEFAAMVVIDSVARLIPGVVNCQKSIDRDSFSNGLLDHPHYTRPKTIFGLDVPSVLLSGNHQRIKVWREKQSLGQTWLKRPELLKKIHLTQRQKLLLNSFQKEYKDKEH from the coding sequence ATGAAGATTGGTATCATCAGCTTATTTCCAGAGATGTTTTCATCGATCATTAGATTTGGAATCATCCGTCAAGCTATCAAAAAAAAGTTGCTGAAGTTATACTTTTATGACCTTAAAGATCAATGTAGAAAATATAGAAATATCGATGATCGTCCATACGGAGGGGGATATGGCACTGTAATTATGGCTGATCCGGTTGTTAAATCGATACAATTAGCAAAAGAAATGATAGGAGATGAATCAAGAATTCTATACCTTTCCCCTCAGGGAAGGGTTCTCGAACAGAATAGCATTCGAACTTTTTTAGATGAACGAGGATTCATTCTAATATGTGGAAGATACAGAGGTATGGATGAAAGAGTTATTCAAAATGAGATCCATGAAGAATGGTCGATCGGAGATTACATACTAAGTTGTGGAGAATTTGCAGCCATGGTCGTAATCGATTCTGTAGCAAGATTAATTCCAGGTGTAGTAAATTGTCAAAAATCTATTGATAGGGATTCCTTTTCGAATGGGCTTCTGGATCATCCACATTACACGAGACCGAAAACGATATTTGGTCTGGATGTTCCTTCTGTTTTACTATCTGGAAATCATCAAAGAATTAAGGTATGGAGAGAAAAACAGTCTCTCGGTCAAACTTGGCTAAAACGACCGGAATTATTGAAGAAGATTCATCTCACTCAAAGACAGAAACTTTTGTTAAATTCGTTTCAAAAAGAATACAAAGACAAAGAACATTAA
- a CDS encoding RluA family pseudouridine synthase, translated as MKIKIKISPLSYPKRIDKVIYEHLINYSRSDIKRWIIKKKVYVNQVLIDKPSTKLSGRECILIEDIENSKEEYYPKNIPLNVVHEDGSIIVIDKQHNLCVHPGKDHEQDTLLNALIHHFPKLKDVPRAGIVHRLDKDTSGLMIVAKSSHIQNQLMKLFKIKKVRKEYEAVVYGNINIHGTIDQPIGRHPVDRRKNFVCRFGKKSRTQYYVEENFNGFTRLTLSLESGRRHQARVHMKYINHPIVGDPLYHDKKLSKMKKNHISNSVKVEHIISRQALHAKKLSILHPTLKKMITWKSDVPKDITHLVHTLRENKKL; from the coding sequence ATGAAAATCAAAATCAAGATAAGTCCGCTGTCGTATCCTAAAAGGATCGATAAAGTCATTTACGAACATCTGATAAATTATTCTCGGTCAGATATTAAAAGATGGATCATAAAAAAAAAAGTTTACGTTAATCAAGTTCTAATAGATAAACCAAGCACCAAACTCTCGGGGAGAGAATGCATCCTAATCGAAGATATAGAAAATAGTAAGGAAGAATATTATCCTAAGAATATTCCATTAAATGTCGTTCATGAGGATGGATCAATTATTGTGATAGATAAACAACACAATCTTTGTGTCCATCCAGGAAAAGATCACGAACAAGATACCTTATTGAACGCTCTAATACACCATTTTCCGAAATTAAAGGATGTTCCAAGGGCTGGGATTGTACATAGGTTAGATAAAGATACTAGCGGACTAATGATCGTTGCTAAAAGTAGTCATATCCAAAATCAATTGATGAAACTTTTTAAAATAAAAAAAGTTAGAAAAGAGTACGAAGCTGTAGTTTACGGTAACATCAATATCCATGGAACAATAGATCAGCCCATCGGAAGACATCCTGTAGATAGAAGAAAAAACTTTGTCTGTCGTTTCGGAAAAAAATCCAGGACTCAATATTATGTTGAAGAAAACTTTAACGGATTTACAAGGTTAACTTTATCATTAGAATCAGGAAGACGTCATCAAGCCAGAGTGCATATGAAATATATTAATCATCCAATCGTCGGCGATCCTCTGTACCATGATAAAAAGCTTTCAAAAATGAAAAAAAATCATATAAGCAATTCAGTAAAAGTTGAACATATCATATCTAGACAAGCTTTACACGCTAAGAAGCTTAGCATACTACATCCAACTTTAAAAAAGATGATCACTTGGAAATCAGACGTACCTAAAGATATCACGCACCTTGTTCATACACTGCGTGAAAATAAAAAACTATGA
- the ispD gene encoding 2-C-methyl-D-erythritol 4-phosphate cytidylyltransferase — MMLKNHPIKIAVVIPAAGRGVRMNLGFPKQYCKIGEKTMIEHTLSIFLDRPEISKIIVCIMDDDYLFRDLNISREPCVQVVVGGKKRVYSVLSGLNHLLKSSFDRFLTWVIIHDASRPCLRRSDLEKVVRFIFKNAGSTICGGILANPVINTIKRSTFKSGNIIEGTLDRKHLWNAMTPQFFPLYLIQKCIVYSLSRNVIITDDSSAMELCGYHPEIIVGQSDNLKVTIEEDLKLAHFYLYDDDRRTFRS, encoded by the coding sequence ATGATGTTAAAGAATCATCCAATAAAGATAGCAGTCGTTATACCGGCGGCAGGAAGAGGGGTCCGAATGAATTTGGGATTTCCGAAACAGTATTGCAAGATTGGAGAAAAGACGATGATCGAGCACACTTTGTCCATTTTTCTAGATCGTCCAGAGATCTCTAAGATAATAGTTTGTATTATGGATGATGATTATTTATTTAGAGACTTGAATATCTCGAGAGAACCTTGTGTTCAAGTTGTTGTTGGAGGAAAAAAAAGGGTATATTCTGTTCTATCGGGGTTAAACCACTTACTAAAATCGTCTTTTGATAGATTTTTAACATGGGTGATCATACATGATGCATCTCGACCTTGTCTGAGAAGATCTGATCTAGAAAAAGTTGTCAGATTCATCTTTAAGAACGCAGGTTCTACGATTTGTGGTGGTATCTTAGCCAATCCTGTAATCAATACGATCAAGAGATCAACTTTTAAAAGTGGAAATATAATAGAGGGTACTCTGGATAGAAAACATTTATGGAATGCTATGACTCCGCAGTTTTTTCCTTTATATCTGATACAAAAATGTATCGTTTATTCTTTGTCTAGGAACGTCATCATCACCGATGATTCTTCTGCAATGGAACTTTGTGGATATCATCCTGAGATTATTGTAGGTCAATCAGATAACTTGAAAGTAACCATAGAAGAAGATTTAAAATTGGCCCATTTTTACCTATACGATGATGATCGTAGAACGTTCAGATCATGA
- a CDS encoding lyase family protein produces MNNRNIDDTVDNDNNMFSKELNVFREKLPNVLIGTIALIKKIAAKIHCSLNLLDEIRSSAIIRASEEIIENKHEDKFFLTVWQMGSGTQTNMSVNQVISDSKSDHTFKRWII; encoded by the coding sequence ATGAACAATAGAAATATCGATGATACGGTCGATAACGACAACAATATGTTTTCTAAAGAGTTGAACGTATTTCGTGAGAAACTTCCGAACGTTTTGATCGGTACGATAGCTCTCATCAAGAAGATCGCCGCTAAGATTCACTGCTCTTTAAATCTTTTAGATGAGATTAGATCCTCAGCGATCATCCGTGCTTCGGAGGAAATAATAGAGAATAAACATGAAGACAAGTTCTTTTTGACAGTTTGGCAGATGGGTTCTGGAACTCAAACTAATATGAGCGTGAATCAAGTAATTTCCGATAGCAAATCAGATCATACTTTCAAAAGGTGGATCATCTAA
- the pfkA gene encoding 6-phosphofructokinase yields MNRRKIKKIGILTSGGDAPGMNAAIRSIVKMSISKGLEAYGIYDGYMGLYKNKFEKLDHLTVSEIISKGGTFLGSARFPEFKSNVMIRDRAIDNMKKNGIDALIVIGGDGSYRGAKKIIDCGFPCIGIPGTIDNDVAGTDYTIGYFTALNTIVEAIDRLRDTSTSHKRISIVEIMGRYCGDLTLSATIAGGCEFVVLPEIPFDEKKLLKKIKHGLVKGGGRHAIVAITEYICDVNKLARHIERETGHETRATILGHVQRGGTPVACDRVLASRMGAYSVELLLKGYRSHCVGIRNDQLVHQKISEALEGTKRRFKYDWLNIIKY; encoded by the coding sequence ATGAATCGAAGAAAAATAAAAAAAATAGGAATTTTAACAAGTGGAGGAGACGCTCCTGGTATGAATGCTGCAATTCGAAGTATAGTTAAGATGAGCATTTCTAAAGGGCTGGAGGCGTATGGAATTTATGACGGGTATATGGGGTTATATAAAAACAAATTTGAAAAATTAGATCACTTAACTGTATCAGAAATCATAAGTAAGGGAGGAACTTTTTTAGGATCGGCTAGATTTCCAGAGTTCAAAAGCAATGTGATGATCAGAGATCGAGCAATAGATAATATGAAAAAGAACGGAATAGATGCTTTGATCGTAATAGGTGGGGATGGATCCTACAGAGGGGCGAAGAAAATCATCGATTGTGGATTTCCTTGCATAGGAATTCCAGGAACTATCGATAATGATGTCGCTGGCACCGATTACACTATTGGATATTTTACGGCACTGAACACCATAGTGGAAGCTATAGATCGATTGCGAGATACGTCTACTTCACACAAAAGAATTTCCATCGTCGAAATAATGGGTCGTTACTGTGGAGATCTTACCCTATCTGCAACCATAGCAGGAGGATGTGAGTTTGTAGTTTTACCAGAAATACCATTCGATGAGAAAAAACTGTTGAAGAAAATCAAGCATGGTCTTGTTAAAGGGGGAGGAAGACATGCGATTGTTGCAATCACCGAATACATATGTGATGTGAATAAGTTAGCACGACATATTGAGAGAGAAACAGGTCATGAAACAAGAGCAACGATACTAGGGCATGTACAGAGAGGAGGAACGCCAGTCGCCTGTGATCGTGTTCTCGCATCCAGAATGGGAGCGTATTCTGTCGAACTGCTATTGAAAGGATATAGGAGTCATTGCGTCGGTATCCGAAACGATCAATTAGTACATCAAAAGATTTCAGAAGCGCTAGAAGGAACGAAGAGAAGGTTTAAATACGATTGGTTAAATATCATCAAATATTGA
- a CDS encoding lyase family protein, translated as MDHVNKGQSSNDVFLSAMHISSFLSIKRSLLPSIKTLTDALKEQSMRFRKIIKVGRTHLQDAVPITLGQEISAWSASLSNHLKNLQGSIVDLLELPIGGTAVGTGVNCFYGFDRMMVDEISNVLHENFLVSRNKFESISTCNAMVSVHSVLKCLAISMMKISNDIRLLSSGPRCGIGEIHIPNNEPGSSIMPGKMNPTQCEIMNMICAQVLGNDVAINIGGFSGNLELNTFRPMIINNFLHSVYILSEGLSNFNRYCVSGIQPNHERIDRLLKKSLMLATALNHRIGYDRSVKIVKMAHQRDLTIYQANKILGYLSEQEFLKYTDPKKMVHPEKI; from the coding sequence ATAGATCACGTCAACAAAGGTCAAAGTTCCAATGACGTATTTTTAAGTGCCATGCATATCTCTTCTTTTCTATCTATTAAGAGGAGCTTATTACCCAGCATAAAAACTCTAACAGATGCTCTTAAAGAGCAATCTATGAGATTTCGCAAAATTATCAAGGTAGGACGTACTCATCTACAAGATGCGGTACCAATTACTTTGGGTCAGGAGATATCAGCTTGGTCTGCCTCTTTATCGAACCATCTAAAAAATTTGCAAGGATCTATTGTAGATTTGCTTGAGCTTCCAATCGGAGGAACTGCGGTTGGAACAGGAGTTAATTGTTTTTATGGTTTTGATAGAATGATGGTTGATGAGATCTCCAATGTCTTACATGAAAATTTCCTGGTATCTCGCAATAAATTTGAGTCGATATCAACTTGCAATGCTATGGTGAGTGTACATAGCGTACTGAAATGTTTAGCGATATCGATGATGAAGATATCTAACGATATCAGGCTTCTTTCGTCCGGTCCGAGATGTGGGATAGGAGAAATTCATATCCCAAATAACGAACCTGGTAGTTCTATCATGCCTGGAAAGATGAATCCTACTCAATGCGAGATAATGAACATGATTTGCGCTCAAGTTTTAGGAAACGATGTGGCAATCAATATAGGAGGATTCTCTGGTAATTTAGAGTTGAATACGTTTCGGCCGATGATCATAAATAACTTTCTGCATTCTGTTTATATTTTATCCGAAGGATTATCTAACTTTAACAGGTACTGTGTTTCTGGGATCCAACCGAATCATGAGAGAATCGATCGTTTATTAAAAAAATCTTTGATGTTAGCCACCGCTCTAAACCATAGGATAGGATATGATCGATCCGTCAAAATCGTGAAGATGGCTCATCAAAGGGATCTCACAATTTATCAAGCAAATAAGATTTTAGGATATCTAAGTGAGCAAGAGTTTTTGAAGTATACCGATCCTAAAAAGATGGTCCATCCTGAGAAGATATGA
- the rplS gene encoding 50S ribosomal protein L19, with protein sequence MKNIIQEIEESQMKSDLIDCRAGDTVEILSWVKENNKRRLQSFEGIIISIKNKGLQSSYTVRKISQGEGVEKVFQIHSPVVEKIIMKRLGNVRKSKLYFLRNKKGKSAKIKENINKRRRLTSLRTNNSHRKIL encoded by the coding sequence ATGAAGAATATTATTCAAGAAATAGAAGAATCACAAATGAAAAGTGACCTTATCGATTGTAGAGCAGGAGATACGGTAGAAATTTTAAGTTGGGTAAAAGAAAACAATAAAAGAAGATTACAATCATTCGAGGGGATCATTATCTCAATTAAAAACAAAGGATTACAATCAAGTTACACAGTTAGAAAAATATCTCAAGGAGAAGGAGTAGAAAAAGTATTTCAGATCCATTCTCCCGTTGTTGAAAAGATCATAATGAAACGTTTAGGAAATGTTAGAAAATCTAAGTTATATTTCTTAAGGAATAAGAAAGGAAAATCCGCAAAAATCAAAGAGAACATCAACAAAAGAAGAAGATTAACATCTTTAAGGACAAACAACTCTCACCGCAAAATATTATAG
- the rpsP gene encoding 30S ribosomal protein S16: MVTIRLSRFGRKRNPFYKIVVTDSRCVSRGSFIEKIGFFNPFSLKKKDLFQIDVDRLTYWRNNGAKLSKRVKWILKSVKGN; this comes from the coding sequence ATGGTGACCATTCGACTTTCTAGATTTGGAAGAAAGAGAAATCCTTTTTACAAGATAGTTGTTACTGATAGTAGATGTGTTAGTAGGGGATCTTTCATAGAGAAGATAGGTTTTTTTAACCCATTTTCTTTGAAGAAGAAGGATCTATTTCAAATAGATGTAGACCGATTGACATACTGGAGGAACAACGGTGCGAAACTCTCGAAGAGAGTTAAATGGATCCTTAAATCTGTGAAAGGTAATTAG